One segment of Streptomyces sp. YIM 121038 DNA contains the following:
- a CDS encoding nitrate/sulfonate/bicarbonate ABC transporter ATP-binding protein — MALKALRALRTPTARPTAGPPRAADGDVLLETAGLTKSYAGADGELPVLAGVDLTIRAGEIVALLGKSGSGKSTLLRCLAGLIPPSSGSVAYRGESLTGANPGTAMVFQTFALLPWLTVQQNVELGLEARGVPAAERARAAVQAIDLIGLDGFESAYPKELSGGMRQRVGFARALVVEPDVLMMDEPFSALDVLTAENLRGELMELWESGRFPTRAVVLVTHNIEEAVLMADRVVVLGSRPYGTVRETIEVGLERPRDRTAPAFEELIDRVYRIMTGRPRESRLPGRTGAAEQDRRTVATTPLPPATVDGLSGLAETVAHRGGSCDLADLADDLGLDVDDLLPQVDALDLLGFAHVRGDDLVLTEEGAAFAGADVQTSKPLFARAALEVPLVKLITNSLPRSPDGTARAGYFRDLLAHHFTSEQVERQLETATDWGRYAELYAYDADREEYRLDEAYESAP; from the coding sequence ATGGCACTCAAGGCCCTCCGCGCCCTGCGCACCCCGACCGCCCGCCCCACCGCCGGGCCCCCGCGCGCCGCCGACGGCGACGTCCTGCTCGAAACCGCCGGGCTCACCAAGTCCTACGCGGGCGCCGACGGCGAACTGCCCGTGCTCGCGGGCGTCGACCTGACGATCCGCGCGGGCGAGATCGTCGCCCTGCTCGGCAAGTCCGGCTCGGGCAAGTCCACGCTGCTGCGCTGCCTCGCCGGGCTCATCCCGCCGAGCTCCGGCTCCGTCGCCTACCGCGGCGAGTCGCTGACCGGCGCCAACCCGGGCACGGCCATGGTCTTCCAGACCTTCGCGCTGCTCCCGTGGCTGACGGTGCAGCAGAACGTGGAACTCGGCCTGGAGGCGCGCGGCGTGCCCGCCGCCGAACGGGCCCGCGCCGCCGTGCAGGCCATCGACCTGATCGGCCTGGACGGCTTCGAGTCGGCGTACCCCAAGGAGCTGTCCGGCGGCATGCGCCAGCGGGTCGGCTTCGCCCGCGCCCTCGTCGTCGAGCCGGACGTCCTGATGATGGACGAGCCGTTCTCCGCGCTCGACGTGCTCACCGCCGAGAACCTGCGCGGCGAGCTGATGGAGCTGTGGGAGTCCGGCCGGTTCCCGACCCGGGCCGTGGTCCTGGTGACCCACAACATCGAGGAGGCCGTCCTGATGGCCGACCGCGTGGTCGTCCTGGGCTCCCGCCCCTACGGCACCGTCCGCGAGACCATCGAGGTCGGCCTGGAGCGCCCGCGCGACCGCACCGCGCCCGCCTTCGAGGAGCTGATCGACCGCGTCTACCGGATCATGACGGGCCGCCCCCGCGAATCCCGCCTCCCGGGCCGCACGGGGGCGGCGGAGCAGGACCGGCGCACCGTCGCCACCACCCCGCTGCCCCCGGCCACCGTCGACGGCCTGTCCGGCCTCGCCGAGACGGTCGCCCACCGGGGCGGGAGCTGCGACCTCGCCGACCTCGCCGACGACCTCGGTCTGGACGTCGACGACCTGCTGCCGCAGGTCGACGCGCTCGACCTGCTCGGCTTCGCCCACGTCAGGGGCGACGACCTCGTCCTGACCGAGGAGGGCGCCGCGTTCGCCGGGGCCGACGTACAGACGTCCAAGCCGCTGTTCGCCCGCGCCGCCCTGGAGGTCCCGCTGGTGAAGCTGATCACCAACAGCCTGCCCCGGAGCCCGGACGGCACCGCCCGCGCCGGGTACTTCCGCGACCTGCTCGCCCACCACTTCACGAGCGAGCAGGTCGAGCGGCAGCTGGAGACGGCCACCGACTGGGGCCGGTACGCGGAGCTGTACGCCTACGACGCGGACCGCGAGGAGTACCGGCTCGACGAGGCCTACGAGAGCGCCCCGTAG
- a CDS encoding ABC transporter permease subunit, whose protein sequence is MTWVDAVVAAAVLVLLYLVLKVGQGTTVRFSTGQSVTVDTDPARLPYDAARSLLRMFAALAASIVFTFAYAYAAAKSRRLERILIPALDILQSVPVLGFLTVAVTGFLALFPGSMLGLECASIFAIFTSQAWNMTFGFYQSLTSLPRELDELSRSFRFTKWMRFWRVEVPAGMIGLVWNGMMSFGGGWFFLVASEAISVNNKEYALPGVGSYAGAAVADGDLGKVGWAVLTMAVMVIGVNFLFWRPLTAWAERFRNEQSEASEAQRSAVLDFLRRSHWPRLLGSLLRPAGRALGRAARVLGTDDRPLSFDPARRRTGDIAFALVAGGLVAWGLADLGGYLHDRTGLGVFGEPLLVGLVTFARVVVLVAAATVVWVPVGVWIGFSPRLTRIAQPVVQVLASFPANFLFPLAVWFFLRTGLSLDVGGILLMALGAQWYILFNTIAGAMSIPSDLREAMDDLGVRGWQRWRRLILPGVFPAYVTGGITASGGAWNASIVSEVVTFGGTTLTATGLGAYIARATADGDFPRLIAGVAVMSLYVVGLNRLLWRRLYRLAERRYSL, encoded by the coding sequence ATGACATGGGTGGACGCGGTGGTCGCCGCGGCCGTCCTGGTACTGCTCTACCTCGTCCTCAAGGTCGGTCAGGGCACCACCGTCCGCTTCTCCACCGGGCAGTCGGTCACGGTGGACACCGACCCCGCGCGGCTGCCGTACGACGCGGCACGCTCGCTCCTGCGCATGTTCGCCGCGCTCGCGGCCTCGATCGTCTTCACCTTCGCGTACGCCTACGCGGCGGCCAAGAGCCGCCGCCTCGAACGCATCCTGATCCCGGCCCTCGACATCCTCCAGTCCGTGCCCGTGCTCGGCTTCCTGACGGTCGCGGTGACCGGGTTCCTCGCGCTCTTCCCGGGCTCGATGCTCGGCCTGGAGTGCGCGTCGATCTTCGCGATCTTCACCTCGCAGGCCTGGAACATGACGTTCGGCTTCTACCAGTCCCTCACCTCGCTGCCCCGTGAACTCGACGAACTGTCCCGGTCGTTCCGCTTCACCAAGTGGATGCGGTTCTGGAGGGTCGAGGTCCCGGCCGGGATGATCGGCCTGGTCTGGAACGGCATGATGAGCTTCGGCGGCGGCTGGTTCTTCCTCGTCGCGTCGGAGGCCATCAGCGTCAACAACAAGGAGTACGCGCTGCCGGGCGTCGGCTCCTACGCCGGGGCGGCCGTCGCCGACGGCGACCTCGGCAAGGTCGGCTGGGCCGTCCTCACCATGGCCGTCATGGTCATCGGCGTGAACTTCCTGTTCTGGCGCCCCCTGACCGCCTGGGCGGAGCGGTTCAGGAACGAGCAGTCCGAGGCGAGCGAGGCGCAGCGCTCCGCCGTGCTCGACTTCCTGCGCCGCTCGCACTGGCCCCGGCTGCTCGGTTCCCTGCTGCGCCCGGCGGGCCGTGCCCTGGGCCGGGCCGCCCGCGTCCTCGGCACCGACGACCGGCCGCTGTCCTTCGACCCGGCGCGGCGGCGCACCGGCGACATCGCCTTCGCGCTCGTCGCGGGCGGCCTCGTCGCCTGGGGCCTGGCCGACCTCGGCGGCTATCTGCACGACCGCACCGGACTCGGTGTGTTCGGCGAGCCGCTCCTCGTCGGCCTCGTCACGTTCGCCCGCGTCGTCGTGCTGGTCGCGGCCGCCACCGTCGTCTGGGTGCCCGTCGGCGTGTGGATCGGCTTCTCGCCGCGCCTGACCCGGATCGCCCAGCCCGTCGTCCAGGTCCTGGCGTCCTTCCCCGCCAACTTCCTGTTCCCGCTCGCCGTCTGGTTCTTCCTGCGGACGGGCCTGTCCCTCGACGTCGGCGGCATCCTCCTGATGGCGCTCGGCGCCCAGTGGTACATCCTCTTCAACACCATCGCCGGTGCCATGTCGATCCCGAGCGACCTGCGCGAGGCCATGGACGACCTCGGCGTACGAGGGTGGCAGCGCTGGCGGCGGCTGATCCTCCCCGGCGTCTTCCCGGCGTACGTCACCGGCGGCATCACCGCGTCCGGCGGCGCCTGGAACGCCTCGATCGTCTCCGAGGTCGTCACCTTCGGCGGCACCACCCTGACCGCCACCGGCCTCGGCGCGTACATCGCCCGGGCCACCGCCGACGGCGACTTCCCCCGGCTGATCGCGGGCGTCGCCGTGATGAGCCTGTACGTGGTGGGGCTCAACCGGCTGCTGTGGCGCCGTCTCTACCGCCTCGCCGAACGGCGCTACTCCCTCTGA
- a CDS encoding MarR family transcriptional regulator — MPKTHWLDDDEMAAWQAFLTAGALLNRRIEEQLKDESGLSHLQYEVLVRLSAAEGGALRMTELAAVVVTSKSGLTYQINQLEKAGLVRRRSCADDVRGVYAALTDEGRRRLEAAAPGHVDVVRGHLIDVLTPGQLTALKEGLGEVARRLGAA; from the coding sequence ATGCCCAAGACCCACTGGCTCGACGACGACGAGATGGCTGCCTGGCAGGCCTTCCTGACCGCGGGCGCGCTGCTCAACCGGCGCATCGAGGAGCAGCTCAAGGACGAGTCCGGCCTGTCCCACCTCCAGTACGAGGTGCTCGTGCGGCTCTCCGCCGCCGAGGGCGGCGCGCTGCGCATGACCGAACTCGCCGCGGTGGTCGTCACGAGCAAGAGCGGGCTGACCTATCAGATCAACCAGCTGGAGAAGGCGGGCCTGGTGCGCCGCCGCTCCTGCGCCGACGACGTGCGCGGCGTGTACGCGGCCCTCACCGACGAGGGCCGCCGCCGTCTTGAGGCCGCCGCCCCGGGCCATGTCGACGTGGTCCGGGGCCATCTCATCGACGTGCTGACGCCCGGCCAGCTCACCGCCCTGAAGGAGGGGCTCGGCGAGGTCGCGCGGCGCCTCGGCGCGGCGTGA
- a CDS encoding MgtC/SapB family protein, whose protein sequence is MQALTTFDFALRLATGVGCGALIGVERQWRARMAGLRTNALVAAGATLFVLYSEAMADPTSPTRVASYVVSGVGFLGGGVIMREGASISGLNTAATLWCSAAVGVLAASGRLALALLGAFAVIGVHLVLRPTSRLIDRAPQASADTTTRIAFHVTCERRAEGHVRALLIQLLSSADPRLAGLRIRRGEDGSTTALEAAVTLDGAPGADMEQLVTRLSLEPGVRDLHWHLADQDDQARAERSAA, encoded by the coding sequence ATGCAGGCCCTGACCACGTTCGACTTCGCCCTCCGCCTGGCCACCGGCGTCGGCTGCGGCGCCCTCATCGGAGTGGAGCGCCAATGGCGCGCCCGCATGGCGGGCCTGCGCACCAACGCGCTCGTCGCCGCCGGAGCCACCCTCTTCGTGCTCTACAGCGAGGCGATGGCCGACCCCACGAGCCCCACCCGGGTCGCGTCGTACGTCGTCTCCGGCGTCGGCTTCCTCGGCGGCGGCGTCATCATGCGCGAGGGCGCCTCCATCAGCGGCCTCAACACGGCGGCCACGCTGTGGTGTTCGGCGGCGGTAGGCGTCCTCGCCGCCTCCGGACGGCTCGCGCTCGCACTGCTCGGCGCGTTCGCGGTGATCGGTGTCCACCTGGTCCTGCGGCCCACCAGCCGCCTCATCGACCGGGCCCCGCAGGCGAGCGCCGACACCACCACGCGGATCGCCTTCCACGTCACCTGCGAGCGCCGCGCCGAGGGACACGTCCGGGCGCTGCTCATCCAGCTCCTGAGCAGCGCGGACCCGCGCCTGGCGGGGCTGCGCATCCGGCGCGGCGAGGACGGCTCGACCACCGCGCTCGAAGCCGCCGTCACCCTCGACGGCGCCCCCGGCGCGGACATGGAGCAGCTCGTGACCCGGCTCTCCCTGGAGCCCGGCGTGCGCGATCTGCACTGGCACCTGGCCGACCAGGACGACCAGGCGCGCGCCGAGCGGTCGGCGGCCTGA
- a CDS encoding metalloregulator ArsR/SmtB family transcription factor, with amino-acid sequence MDAQGQSWDAAAADQAVAVLKAVADPSRYRLLWALSQQELPVSALAELIGAHVAATSQHLAKLRAAGLVVPRREGTRIYYRAADVRGLLEEAALVARPAAARAEPSAPEGAAAEPAAAHAPATAPRARVGRAARRRPATGH; translated from the coding sequence ATGGATGCGCAAGGACAGTCGTGGGACGCGGCGGCCGCGGACCAGGCCGTGGCCGTGCTCAAGGCCGTGGCCGACCCCTCCCGTTACCGCCTGCTGTGGGCGCTCAGCCAGCAGGAGCTGCCGGTCAGCGCGCTCGCGGAGCTGATCGGCGCGCACGTGGCCGCGACCTCCCAGCACCTGGCGAAGCTGCGGGCGGCCGGACTCGTGGTGCCGCGCCGCGAGGGCACCCGGATCTACTACCGGGCCGCGGACGTGCGCGGCCTCCTCGAAGAGGCGGCCCTGGTGGCGCGGCCCGCCGCCGCGCGGGCCGAGCCGAGCGCCCCGGAGGGCGCGGCCGCCGAGCCCGCCGCCGCGCACGCGCCCGCCACGGCGCCGCGGGCCCGGGTGGGCCGGGCCGCCCGCCGCCGCCCGGCGACCGGACACTGA
- a CDS encoding response regulator transcription factor, with product MRVLVVEDHTELAQSVARVLRRQGMAVDVAYDGADALERTAVVEYDVVVLDRDLPVVHGDEVCSRLAAQPVHARVLMLTASGTIADRVDGFNLGADDYLPKPFAYAELVARIRALARRPQPALPPVLVHDDLCLDPAQRIATRAGHRLALTPKEFAVLEYLLAAQGRVVSAEELLERVWDEAADPFTTTVKATINRLRPKLGTPPVIETVPRGGYRI from the coding sequence ATGAGAGTGCTCGTGGTCGAGGACCACACCGAACTCGCCCAGTCCGTGGCGCGCGTCCTGCGCCGCCAGGGCATGGCGGTCGACGTGGCGTACGACGGCGCCGACGCGCTGGAGCGCACGGCGGTGGTCGAGTACGACGTCGTCGTCCTGGACCGGGACCTGCCCGTCGTCCACGGCGACGAGGTGTGCAGCCGCCTTGCCGCGCAGCCGGTGCACGCCCGCGTCCTGATGCTCACCGCGTCCGGCACCATCGCCGACCGCGTCGACGGCTTCAACCTCGGCGCGGACGACTATCTGCCCAAGCCCTTCGCGTACGCCGAGCTGGTCGCCCGCATCCGCGCGCTCGCCCGGCGCCCGCAGCCCGCCCTGCCGCCGGTCCTCGTCCACGACGACCTGTGCCTGGACCCGGCGCAGCGGATCGCGACCCGGGCCGGGCACCGACTGGCCCTCACGCCCAAGGAGTTCGCGGTCCTGGAGTACCTGCTCGCCGCCCAAGGGAGGGTGGTGTCGGCGGAGGAACTCCTGGAACGGGTGTGGGACGAGGCCGCCGACCCCTTCACCACCACCGTCAAGGCGACCATCAACCGGCTGCGCCCGAAGCTCGGCACCCCGCCCGTCATCGAGACCGTGCCTCGGGGTGGGTATCGGATTTGA
- a CDS encoding NAD(P)H-binding protein yields MTIAVLGATGMVGSRVIAEAGARGHRVLALSRRPTGDAPHVTPVGVDARAPESLHAALAGSGADAVVVTLRTLPVDQEFLVGATRTVLDSAARLGLRVLVVGGAGALRSPGAAGLLVADDPAYVPAAVTAVAAAGVAQLRTCQDHAGGDWVYLSPPALLEPGDRTGRYLRGTDTLLTGADGRSWISAEDLAVAVVDELESPGPERHITVAAA; encoded by the coding sequence ATGACGATCGCCGTGCTCGGCGCCACCGGGATGGTGGGCAGCCGGGTGATCGCCGAGGCCGGTGCCCGGGGGCACCGCGTGCTCGCCCTGTCCCGGCGGCCCACGGGCGACGCGCCGCACGTGACGCCGGTCGGGGTCGACGCCCGCGCCCCGGAGTCGCTGCACGCGGCCCTCGCGGGCTCCGGCGCGGACGCGGTCGTGGTGACCCTGCGGACCCTGCCGGTCGACCAGGAGTTCCTGGTCGGGGCCACGCGGACGGTCCTCGACAGCGCCGCGCGGCTCGGCCTGCGCGTCCTCGTGGTCGGGGGCGCGGGGGCGCTGCGCAGCCCGGGCGCGGCGGGCCTGCTGGTCGCCGACGATCCGGCGTACGTGCCCGCGGCGGTGACGGCCGTCGCCGCCGCGGGCGTGGCCCAGCTGCGGACCTGCCAGGACCACGCCGGGGGCGACTGGGTCTATCTGAGCCCGCCGGCGCTGCTCGAACCCGGCGACCGCACGGGCCGCTACCTGCGCGGCACCGACACCCTGCTCACCGGCGCCGACGGCCGCTCGTGGATCAGCGCGGAGGACCTGGCGGTGGCTGTGGTCGACGAGCTGGAGTCACCCGGCCCGGAGCGCCACATCACGGTCGCCGCTGCCTGA
- a CDS encoding LuxR family transcriptional regulator: protein MNVVERDEEFSIMEGMLGATVAGQGGALLVSGVAASGKTALLRAFGARAHAAGALLMQATASDVERDMPLGVMGQLLLGAELPDVDATRAARLVDLVAVTVPTRRARVTLPATVVNVITELSGIIIEKAKERPVVLVIDDVHHADPYSLEGLLYLARRLDASRILMLLGESGSGLSGNTGSGAARFQVDLLRVAGCRHIRLGPLTRRGVAELAAACGGHGRRWWGTRPLVAELHRIGGGNPLLTRALIEDGRGPGAGSGEGGPADLVPGEAFEQAVTMCLYRSDTATRNAAWALAVLGPHAAHAELAEVLGVSRESAHRGLDALRAGGLLGSGWFRHEAGRAAVLRSMEPTHRAHLEARVAEVLHDHGHAATVVVRHLIQAGPIEAAWALPTLLEAAERALADDEVGLALACLRVARASCADERRSLEIRAALTRAARRVNPATAAQHLPALTAGALAGRVSTRHAAELVGHLLWFGQVDQATAVLRAAEKCRAAGAAPGAGTPHRLDDVRLWLAYEYPGLPRPARAADEASWGAGPARSAHERAATLVRAVLDGAGDDVVVRAEQTLQGTRLDDGTVPALVVALNALILADRLDKAAYWSETLFKEATARSAPMWQAQLASVKARVEVRLGGLAAADRSAHTAITLVPAEGWGVALAAPVALAVYAKTALGRLDAAAAHLCVPVPEMAFHTPDGLVYLWARGHYYLAAGRPYAALDDFRTCGDLMTCWDLDLPGLVPWRTDAAQAQLALGDERRAHDLAEEQLALVGPGAAWTRGVSLRVLARTLPAARRPPLLEEAVEILRESGHRLELARATDELARAHRELGGAGQARSLARKAQQLARECGVPAPAAPRPADPGTPLGGDGAWAPPAAGRPVELSDAELRVATLAARGHTNRQIADKLFITISTVEQHLTRAYRKLDVQRRTDLTEKIRPAAGSGTR, encoded by the coding sequence ATGAATGTGGTGGAACGGGACGAGGAATTCTCGATCATGGAAGGCATGCTCGGCGCCACCGTCGCCGGGCAGGGCGGAGCGCTCTTGGTGAGCGGGGTCGCGGCGAGCGGGAAGACCGCGCTCCTGCGTGCCTTCGGTGCTCGGGCGCACGCCGCTGGGGCGCTGTTGATGCAGGCCACAGCCTCGGATGTGGAGCGCGATATGCCCCTGGGGGTGATGGGGCAGCTGCTGCTCGGCGCGGAGCTGCCGGACGTCGACGCCACCAGGGCGGCACGGCTCGTCGATCTCGTGGCGGTCACCGTGCCGACGCGGCGGGCGCGGGTCACGCTGCCCGCCACGGTGGTGAATGTGATCACGGAACTCAGTGGGATTATCATCGAAAAGGCGAAGGAAAGGCCAGTGGTGCTCGTCATCGATGACGTCCACCACGCCGATCCTTATTCTCTGGAAGGGCTGCTCTATCTGGCGCGCAGACTGGATGCGAGCCGCATTCTGATGCTGCTCGGAGAAAGCGGAAGTGGCCTTTCCGGCAATACGGGATCCGGCGCGGCGCGCTTCCAGGTGGATCTGCTGCGCGTCGCCGGCTGCCGCCATATCAGGCTCGGCCCGCTGACCCGGCGGGGCGTGGCCGAGCTGGCCGCCGCGTGCGGCGGCCACGGCCGGCGGTGGTGGGGGACGCGCCCGCTGGTCGCGGAGCTCCACCGCATCGGCGGTGGAAACCCCTTGCTCACCCGGGCGCTGATCGAGGACGGCCGTGGACCGGGCGCCGGGAGCGGCGAGGGCGGCCCCGCGGACCTGGTGCCCGGCGAGGCCTTCGAGCAGGCCGTGACGATGTGTCTGTACCGCAGCGACACCGCGACGCGGAACGCCGCCTGGGCGCTCGCGGTCCTCGGCCCGCACGCCGCCCACGCCGAGCTGGCCGAAGTCCTCGGCGTCAGCCGCGAGTCGGCGCACCGCGGCCTGGACGCGCTGCGCGCCGGGGGACTGCTCGGCTCCGGCTGGTTCCGGCACGAGGCGGGCCGCGCCGCGGTCCTGCGCAGCATGGAGCCCACGCACCGCGCGCACCTGGAGGCCCGCGTCGCCGAGGTCCTGCACGACCACGGCCACGCGGCCACGGTGGTCGTGCGCCATCTGATCCAGGCGGGCCCCATCGAGGCCGCGTGGGCGCTGCCCACCCTCCTGGAGGCCGCCGAGCGGGCCCTCGCCGACGACGAGGTGGGGCTCGCCCTCGCCTGTCTGCGCGTCGCCCGCGCCAGCTGCGCGGACGAGCGGCGCTCCCTGGAGATCAGGGCCGCGCTGACCCGGGCCGCCCGGCGGGTCAACCCGGCCACGGCCGCCCAGCACCTGCCCGCGCTCACCGCCGGGGCGCTCGCGGGCCGCGTCAGCACCCGGCACGCGGCCGAACTCGTCGGCCACCTGCTGTGGTTCGGGCAGGTCGACCAGGCCACCGCCGTGCTCCGCGCCGCCGAGAAGTGCCGCGCGGCGGGCGCGGCGCCCGGCGCGGGCACCCCGCACCGGCTCGACGACGTGCGGCTCTGGCTGGCGTACGAGTACCCGGGCCTGCCGCGCCCCGCGCGGGCGGCCGATGAGGCGTCGTGGGGGGCCGGACCTGCGCGCAGCGCGCACGAACGGGCGGCGACGCTGGTGCGGGCGGTGCTCGACGGGGCCGGTGACGACGTCGTGGTGCGGGCGGAGCAGACCCTCCAGGGCACCCGGCTCGACGACGGCACGGTGCCCGCGCTCGTCGTCGCGCTGAACGCGCTGATCCTCGCCGACCGCCTGGACAAGGCGGCGTACTGGAGCGAGACCCTGTTCAAGGAGGCCACCGCGCGCAGCGCCCCCATGTGGCAGGCGCAGCTCGCGTCCGTCAAGGCCCGTGTCGAGGTCAGGCTCGGCGGGCTCGCCGCGGCCGACCGGTCCGCGCACACGGCGATCACGCTGGTGCCCGCCGAGGGCTGGGGCGTCGCCCTCGCGGCGCCGGTCGCCCTCGCCGTGTACGCCAAGACCGCGCTCGGCCGGCTGGACGCCGCCGCCGCCCATCTGTGCGTCCCCGTACCGGAGATGGCCTTCCACACGCCCGACGGCCTCGTCTATCTGTGGGCGCGCGGTCACTACTACCTGGCGGCGGGCCGGCCGTACGCGGCGCTGGACGACTTCCGCACCTGTGGCGACCTCATGACCTGCTGGGACCTCGACCTGCCCGGGCTCGTGCCCTGGCGCACCGACGCGGCCCAGGCCCAGCTGGCCCTGGGCGACGAGCGCCGCGCCCACGACCTCGCCGAGGAGCAGCTGGCCCTGGTCGGCCCGGGGGCGGCCTGGACGCGCGGCGTCTCGCTGCGGGTCCTCGCCCGCACCCTGCCCGCGGCCCGCCGCCCGCCGCTCCTGGAGGAGGCCGTGGAGATACTGCGCGAGAGCGGGCACCGGCTCGAACTCGCCCGCGCCACCGACGAGCTGGCCCGCGCCCACCGCGAACTCGGCGGCGCCGGGCAGGCCAGGTCCCTCGCCCGCAAGGCGCAGCAGCTGGCCCGCGAGTGCGGCGTGCCCGCCCCCGCGGCGCCGCGGCCGGCCGATCCCGGCACCCCGCTGGGCGGCGACGGCGCCTGGGCCCCGCCCGCCGCCGGACGCCCGGTCGAACTGAGCGACGCGGAGCTGCGCGTGGCCACCCTCGCCGCCCGCGGGCACACCAACCGGCAGATCGCGGACAAGCTGTTCATCACCATCAGCACCGTCGAACAGCACCTGACCCGCGCCTACCGGAAACTGGACGTCCAGCGCCGCACGGACCTCACGGAGAAGATCAGACCCGCCGCGGGCAGCGGCACCCGCTAG
- a CDS encoding EamA family transporter, with protein sequence MATVALTALAPASWGTTYAVTTELLPPGQPLFAGLVRALPAGLLALALTRVLPRGDWWWKAAVVGALNIGALFPLLFLAAERLPGGVAATLGAAQPLLVAGLSIVVLRDRPTAWQWTWSGLGVLGVGLVVLGPQARLDAVGVLAALGGTAGMAGGIVLTKRWGRPAGVGPLALAGWQLTAGGLLLLPLTLLAEGVPHGVDGEAVAGYLWLGGMGGIVSFTLWFRGIGKLPVGASAPLVLLSPLVATVVGLALGESLNLPQGLGFALALAALLATQLGPPRLRHHSPPPDIHVTEDLTQGERTR encoded by the coding sequence GTGGCGACCGTCGCGCTGACCGCACTCGCTCCCGCCTCCTGGGGCACCACGTACGCGGTGACCACGGAGCTGCTGCCGCCCGGGCAACCGCTGTTCGCCGGGCTCGTGCGCGCCCTGCCCGCGGGGCTGCTCGCCCTCGCGCTCACCCGGGTCCTGCCCCGCGGGGACTGGTGGTGGAAGGCCGCCGTCGTGGGCGCGCTCAACATCGGCGCGCTGTTCCCCCTGTTGTTCCTGGCGGCCGAGCGGCTCCCCGGCGGGGTGGCGGCCACCCTCGGCGCCGCCCAGCCGCTGCTGGTCGCCGGTCTCTCCATCGTGGTGCTGCGCGACCGGCCGACGGCCTGGCAGTGGACCTGGAGCGGGCTCGGTGTGCTCGGTGTCGGGCTCGTCGTGCTCGGCCCGCAGGCCCGCCTGGACGCCGTCGGCGTCCTGGCCGCCCTCGGCGGCACGGCGGGCATGGCGGGCGGGATCGTCCTCACCAAGCGCTGGGGCCGCCCCGCGGGGGTCGGTCCGCTGGCCCTCGCGGGCTGGCAGCTGACGGCGGGCGGGCTGCTGCTGCTCCCGCTCACGCTCCTGGCCGAGGGGGTGCCGCACGGGGTCGACGGCGAGGCCGTGGCCGGTTACCTGTGGCTCGGCGGCATGGGCGGGATCGTCTCGTTCACGCTGTGGTTCCGCGGCATCGGCAAGCTGCCGGTCGGCGCGTCCGCGCCGCTGGTGCTGCTCTCGCCGCTGGTCGCCACCGTCGTCGGCCTCGCGCTCGGCGAGTCCCTGAACCTGCCGCAGGGCCTCGGCTTCGCCCTGGCCCTCGCGGCCCTGCTCGCCACGCAGCTCGGTCCCCCACGGCTGCGGCACCACAGCCCCCCACCCGACATCCACGTAACCGAAGACCTGACGCAAGGAGAGCGGACGCGATGA
- a CDS encoding LysR family transcriptional regulator: MDLQQMRYVVAVAETRNFTRAAERCSVVQSSLSHRIASLERELGVKLFARSSRRTEPTSAGQAFLVGARACLAAAERAAADAAAASGVVSGRLAVGVIVTTAAVDVAELLQRYRARHPDVRVFLRGGRSDALTAAVRDGDLDIAFLGLPEGDVPSGVESLVLDRDEHVLVVPAGHRLAGADRVTLGEIAGETFVDFAAGSPARAQSDQAFAAAGLVRDVAFEAQVALMTGLIARGLGVALLPSAFIRPPVAADPGLALVPVVDGPRRVEYLVWSRFNPSPATRALLAVLGVKGQSATAS; the protein is encoded by the coding sequence GTGGATCTCCAGCAGATGCGGTACGTCGTCGCCGTCGCCGAAACCCGTAACTTCACGCGCGCCGCGGAGCGCTGCTCCGTGGTGCAGTCGTCCCTCAGCCACCGGATCGCGAGCCTGGAGCGGGAGCTGGGGGTGAAGCTGTTCGCCCGGTCCAGCCGCCGCACCGAACCGACCAGCGCGGGTCAGGCGTTCCTCGTCGGCGCGCGGGCGTGTCTGGCCGCCGCGGAGCGCGCGGCCGCCGACGCCGCGGCCGCGTCGGGCGTGGTGAGCGGGCGGCTCGCCGTCGGCGTGATCGTGACCACGGCGGCCGTCGACGTGGCCGAACTGCTCCAGCGCTATCGCGCCCGCCATCCGGACGTCCGGGTCTTCCTGCGGGGCGGCCGCAGCGACGCGCTGACGGCCGCGGTCCGCGACGGCGACCTGGACATCGCCTTCCTCGGCCTGCCGGAGGGCGATGTGCCCTCCGGCGTGGAGTCCCTCGTCCTCGACCGGGACGAGCACGTGCTCGTCGTGCCCGCCGGGCACCGCCTCGCGGGCGCCGACCGGGTCACGCTGGGGGAGATCGCGGGGGAGACGTTCGTGGACTTCGCGGCCGGGTCGCCCGCCCGGGCCCAGTCCGATCAGGCGTTCGCGGCGGCGGGCCTGGTCCGTGACGTGGCGTTCGAGGCCCAGGTCGCCCTGATGACCGGTCTCATCGCGCGCGGGCTCGGGGTCGCGCTGCTGCCGTCGGCGTTCATCCGGCCGCCGGTCGCCGCGGACCCCGGGCTCGCCCTCGTCCCGGTGGTCGACGGGCCGCGGCGCGTGGAGTACCTGGTGTGGAGCCGGTTCAACCCCAGCCCCGCCACCCGGGCCCTCCTCGCCGTCCTCGGCGTCAAGGGGCAGTCGGCGACGGCGTCCTGA